TTAAACTCATGGTAATCACTGCCAATAAAAAACTGAATATTGCAGTCGCCTGCATATTCTTGATTATGGACAAACGCTTTCGCAACTTTTTTACCTGTAGGGCAATTGCAGGCGAGGACGTTTCTTCATACTTCTGATGCAATTGCCTGATCAATGCAGCAATGGCTAAATATCGTGCATTATACGCCAACATAGTTAGTGAGATTGCCGGAAAGAGCAAAGCAGGAATGCTTAAAGTAAGCTCCATATTATTTATTGATCTTTCTTGAACTTGTTTTGTCGGCAGTCGGGAAATCCTCTGGAATCGCTTGTGTTACCTTTCCTGTAGCGGCCCATTCAGCGCCTCTAAGCATACTGGTTAAAAAGCCAACACATTCCACCGAGTAATCCACATGCCCCATAATATTATGGAATATGCGCCCTTTACCATACTCTAAAGACATTAAAGCAGGTTCATGTCTATCAGTGCCTTTATTTTCCGGATCGGAATATGCCGTTGCTAAAACCTTCATATTCTCTGCGGGCCCTCGAAGGCTATTGTACAATTCATCTTTGGTATGTAACCACATAGGGGGCATTCCCTTTGTAATTGGGTGCTCTTCTCTTATCTGAATTTGATATTCGCTCTGTGGGCCATGTGCACCGGCACTCCCAGGACTATCATCACGAATAAGTTCGCCGTCATTATTGTAATACACATACGGACCATCTTTTTCGGTTCGGTCTCCCCAACCTCCTAAACCAATCATTTCGTTATAAGCTTCCCATTTAGGGAAGGAATTATCGGCCGCGTGAAAAACAACAAGTCCACCTCCTTTTTTGATGTATTTCTCAAATTTCTTTTGTGTTTCCTCAGGCCATGGAGCAGCATTCCATCCAAAATTACAGATGACCACATCGTACTTTGAAAACTTGGGACTATAATTTGGGTCATGTTCCGGCTTTTCTTTTGCCTCCGTTTCCTGAACACCGGCTATTGGAAACTCCGAAATGTATTTATCTCCCTTCCATGTATATTCCGAACGAGCCACCTCAACCGTAAATAGACCGGTATTCTCCATTTCGGTTTTTAATATATATGTGATTTTAGGCCATTGATCATGATTGTTCTG
This genomic interval from Zobellia roscoffensis contains the following:
- a CDS encoding DUF2721 domain-containing protein: MELTLSIPALLFPAISLTMLAYNARYLAIAALIRQLHQKYEETSSPAIALQVKKLRKRLSIIKNMQATAIFSFLLAVITMSLIYLEFGFWANLVFGISLLALMVSLMLSLVEVQLSTKALEIQLEDMEK
- a CDS encoding ThuA domain-containing protein, which gives rise to MCNFRTLVFILSVVFVSNTAISQSSQSKKMKALIVDGQNNHDQWPKITYILKTEMENTGLFTVEVARSEYTWKGDKYISEFPIAGVQETEAKEKPEHDPNYSPKFSKYDVVICNFGWNAAPWPEETQKKFEKYIKKGGGLVVFHAADNSFPKWEAYNEMIGLGGWGDRTEKDGPYVYYNNDGELIRDDSPGSAGAHGPQSEYQIQIREEHPITKGMPPMWLHTKDELYNSLRGPAENMKVLATAYSDPENKGTDRHEPALMSLEYGKGRIFHNIMGHVDYSVECVGFLTSMLRGAEWAATGKVTQAIPEDFPTADKTSSRKINK